Part of the Sorghum bicolor cultivar BTx623 chromosome 1, Sorghum_bicolor_NCBIv3, whole genome shotgun sequence genome, AAATGAAGCTACTCGGAAGGCATTGGAGAAGGTAAAGCATGGTTTGTTGCTACTAGCAAGCTGCATCTGAATCACAATTTCTGTATTTTTAACATGTAGTTGTTACTGGTGAATTATTGACCAAGCACTCAGGTTCTGGTTGTCGAATTCATACATGTTATGGATGGAAGATGGTGAATAGATAACTTGATTAGTGTCCCTTTGCATTTTGCTCAAACTTTTTTTCTCTGTATTTGGCTTGGGTCTGAGTTGTTCTGTTTAGTTCTCCAATCTTTGAGCCATTTGAACATTACACGGTGCTTTTTCTCCTCTTATCAGGATGACCATAATCCTCATCTAGAGCTCACATTAAGCTCTAGGAAGAAAATATCATCTGTGCTAGAACATCTAAACCGAAAATGGGGTAACTCAAACATCGCATCTGGAGAGCTTATTCTTTTTCCATATTGTGCTAATCAAGAGGATTTGGCTACATATCAGAGGTGGACAACAAGAGATGCTGTTGCAGTAGCTGATGTGTTTCTTTCTGTGAATAGCCCTTCTGTTTTCCGTTTAAGGTATATAATTTCTCTAATTGCTAGAAAGTCAACCTAATGGGTCACGTGTAGCGCATAATGATTGCTAATTGTTCTGTCAACATTTTGTTGTTAAGGTATGGTTGGTTTTCCCTTGTTGAGCTTGGAGCAGGAGTAAGTGAAATATCTTTAACCCATTTTGAGGATTGCATGATACCAGAAGTCATCCAAGTCAAATCGCCATCAGGAGATAAGGCTTGTGTGCAAAAGGATGGTACTTTGCTCAGTAATTGCACTCATGAGCAATATCCTTGTAGTTCAGTGTTATTGCATATGACACCATCTAGTACAGGCAAGAACTCTGAGCTTCCAGATCAGCCAACTAATGTGCCCCGCTCTCAGTTTGGCAGCCAAAAGCAAGTGCAGGTTCCTGTAACCCAAGCTTTTGAGGTTATATTTTTTGTCTCTCGCATCCTTGTGACAACTAAATGTTTCTCTGGGCGATTTTCCTTTCTCTTATTATAACTTAGTATGCATTTATTCTTCAGGATGATCAGGGAACGAATTGTGTGGCAATATCTGAAGTAGAGTGGGCAGATACCCTGACAGATATCAGTGTTGGGCACTTACTGACAGAAGCATCCAAAGGCGCTCATTTGGATTGCATAGGGACTAGTGTAAAAAATCCTTTGTTTCTTGAGAATACATGCAGTTATGACTCGTTTGATGCTGCTGTTGCCCTTCATGCTTCTCGTTATCAAGCATCTGAGCAGCCAGCCCATGCTCCCCATTCAACCATATGGGGAGCAGAAGAAACATGTGATGAGTTCAGCTTTAATTTGTCAGCCTCCAGGAAGCAAGAAGGCTCAAACACTCCTAGCAGCTCTCCTGATACGGACAATGAAGTCCATCCCTCAAGTTCAGAAGGATTTCAAGGTTTTTTTCAGGTCTGCTGACATCTTTTGGGTTCTCCTAGAAGCAAAATAAGTTTATATGTTAGTTTTTGACCTTGTATATTTATGTGTTATCTCATTATTAGGACTTGACTGGAGAGGATGATGCTGATAATCCTTATAATGATGATGCCAAAGACGAAGAGGAGTTGTGTGCTAAATCACCACCTCAAAATGATGAAACTAATGAgttgaaggatcaatctttagcTGACATATATTGGGTACTTCAAGAAATCATAATGTTCTTTTGTACTGGCATTATCTTAGCTGAGCTTaccccccctttttttttcttggcaGCCTGATTCACTCGGACCACTGGACTTGGACATACCGTCTGTGAGATATCAAGCTGATGACATACTGATAGGGGACAGTCAAAATAGTTGGAACCGCCTGATGGCAAATAGCCTCGATGCATTTCGAAACCTTTCATTCTTCTCAGATAAGAATGACTCGATTCCATCGATCATGTAGAACTGGGGATGTTAGGGCTTCCACGATTTGCTGTGTTGGCTAGGAAGGAACCTCCAATGCT contains:
- the LOC110429761 gene encoding TSL-kinase interacting protein 1-like isoform X1, translating into MCTPMSFTVSAPEPSDPNTKPAKKQTRQWAAWTHQEEENFFNALRQVGKNFDKITHRVQSKNKDQVRHYYYRLVRRMKKLLGPRFSLDAKNSKDTIAAMLRWWSLLEKFSCSASKLHLKPRRFKTFIEALGKQLLKDRNKSRRKRSRVDMCLPSPSPIISKAPGNETPPVKFLPVDAQNGSRVASSKGTIFKRVAEPISNKSGTTKGDLSATRTVKQKRKAGGAVASAAYKKWERAAMAGVSLVADAAEELERNTINPGILCNVDARTLTSSSDRLPTADADTGISTNHMKEADSQTPVKLKLQLFPINEATRKALEKDDHNPHLELTLSSRKKISSVLEHLNRKWGNSNIASGELILFPYCANQEDLATYQRWTTRDAVAVADVFLSVNSPSVFRLRYGWFSLVELGAGVSEISLTHFEDCMIPEVIQVKSPSGDKACVQKDGTLLSNCTHEQYPCSSVLLHMTPSSTGKNSELPDQPTNVPRSQFGSQKQVQVPVTQAFEDDQGTNCVAISEVEWADTLTDISVGHLLTEASKGAHLDCIGTSVKNPLFLENTCSYDSFDAAVALHASRYQASEQPAHAPHSTIWGAEETCDEFSFNLSASRKQEGSNTPSSSPDTDNEVHPSSSEGFQGFFQDLTGEDDADNPYNDDAKDEEELCAKSPPQNDETNELKDQSLADIYWPDSLGPLDLDIPSVRYQADDILIGDSQNSWNRLMANSLDAFRNLSFFSDKNDSIPSIM
- the LOC110429761 gene encoding TSL-kinase interacting protein 1-like isoform X2; the encoded protein is MCTPMSFTVSAPEPSDPNTKPAKKQTRQWAAWTHQEEENFFNALRQVGKNFDKITHRVQSKNKDQVRHYYYRLVRRMKKLLGPRFSLDAKNSKDTIAAMLRWWSLLEKFSCSASKLHLKPRRFKTFIEALGKQLLKDRNKSRRKRSRVDMCLPSPSPIISKAPGNETPPVKFLPVDAQNGSRVASSKGTIFKRVAEPISNKSGTTKGDLSATRTVKQKRKAGGAVASAAYKKWERAAMAGVSLVADAAEELERNTINPGILCNVDARTLTSSSDRLPTADDTGISTNHMKEADSQTPVKLKLQLFPINEATRKALEKDDHNPHLELTLSSRKKISSVLEHLNRKWGNSNIASGELILFPYCANQEDLATYQRWTTRDAVAVADVFLSVNSPSVFRLRYGWFSLVELGAGVSEISLTHFEDCMIPEVIQVKSPSGDKACVQKDGTLLSNCTHEQYPCSSVLLHMTPSSTGKNSELPDQPTNVPRSQFGSQKQVQVPVTQAFEDDQGTNCVAISEVEWADTLTDISVGHLLTEASKGAHLDCIGTSVKNPLFLENTCSYDSFDAAVALHASRYQASEQPAHAPHSTIWGAEETCDEFSFNLSASRKQEGSNTPSSSPDTDNEVHPSSSEGFQGFFQDLTGEDDADNPYNDDAKDEEELCAKSPPQNDETNELKDQSLADIYWPDSLGPLDLDIPSVRYQADDILIGDSQNSWNRLMANSLDAFRNLSFFSDKNDSIPSIM
- the LOC110429761 gene encoding TSL-kinase interacting protein 1-like isoform X3, with amino-acid sequence MCTPMSFTVSAPEPSDPNTKPAKKQTRQWAAWTHQEEENFFNALRQVGKNFDKITHRVQSKNKDQVRHYYYRLVRRMKKLLGPRFSLDAKNSKDTIAAMLRWWSLLEKFSCSASKLHLKPRRFKTFIEALGKQLLKDRNKSRRKRSRVDMCLPSPSPIISKAPGNETPPVKFLPVDAQNGSRVASSKGTIFKRVAEPISNKSGTTKGDLSATRTVKQKRKAGGAVASAAYKKWERAAMAGVSLVADAAEELERNTINPGILCNVDARTLTSSSDRLPTADGISTNHMKEADSQTPVKLKLQLFPINEATRKALEKDDHNPHLELTLSSRKKISSVLEHLNRKWGNSNIASGELILFPYCANQEDLATYQRWTTRDAVAVADVFLSVNSPSVFRLRYGWFSLVELGAGVSEISLTHFEDCMIPEVIQVKSPSGDKACVQKDGTLLSNCTHEQYPCSSVLLHMTPSSTGKNSELPDQPTNVPRSQFGSQKQVQVPVTQAFEDDQGTNCVAISEVEWADTLTDISVGHLLTEASKGAHLDCIGTSVKNPLFLENTCSYDSFDAAVALHASRYQASEQPAHAPHSTIWGAEETCDEFSFNLSASRKQEGSNTPSSSPDTDNEVHPSSSEGFQGFFQDLTGEDDADNPYNDDAKDEEELCAKSPPQNDETNELKDQSLADIYWPDSLGPLDLDIPSVRYQADDILIGDSQNSWNRLMANSLDAFRNLSFFSDKNDSIPSIM